The Arcobacter arenosus region TAATTTTGACTAAAACTCCCTCTTACGCCAAAGCCCCAGCCCCCGTGATTTATGTAAACCCAATTGAATTCAGCGGGCTTTGGTACGAAATTGCAAGAACATATAATAGTTATGAAGAAAATTGTGTTGCACCTACTGTTGAATATAAAAAAATTTCTAAGACAAAACTTGAAGTATACAATAGATGTTTTAAAGAAAAAATTGGTGCAGATTTAAAAGAATATAAGGGTGTTGTTGAGCCTTTAGGCTCTAATGGCAATATGTCTTTAATGGAAAAAACATATTACTGGATTTTTTCTGAAGAGTATAGGATTATTTATCTAGACAATTATGAAACTGCAGTAGTAGTTGATGAAAATATGGAATATGTTTGGATAATGAATAGAAAACCTACTATAGAAAATAAAAAGTTAGGAGATATTATCTCAATGTTAAATAACTACATTGATACAGATAAATTAATATTTCCCTTGCAAGATAAAAATGGAAGATACAAATGAGTGAAAAAAAACTAAAAATTGCAGTAATTGGAGCTGGGATAAGTGGTCTTGGCTCAGCATACCTTTTAAGTAAAAAGTATAATGTTGATATTTTTGAAAAAGAGAATAGACTAGGAGGTCATGCAAGAACAACTCAAATTATGAATGATGGTAAACAGTTTGGAGTTGACACAGGTTTTTTGGTTTTTAATCATCAAACATACCCTCTTTTAACAAAACTATTTAAAGAGTTGGATGTAAAAATTGAAAAGAGTGATATGAGTTTTGCTTTTTGGGATAAAACATCAAATATAGCTTATAATGGACAATCATTAAAAGGGATGTTTGTACAAAAAAAGAATCTATTTAATCTAAGCCATTATAAAATGATAAGTGATATTTTAGATTTTAATAAAAAAGCAAATGATGATTTGGAAACAAACTCAAAGGATTTAGATGTTAGCTTAGAAGAGTATTTAAAACCCTATTCTAAATATTTTAAAGATAGATATATAATACCAATGGGTGCATCTATTTGGTCTACTCCAACTCAAAAAATGAATGAGTTTCCAGCAAGAACATTTTTGACTTTTTTTAAAAATCATGGTTTATTAGGTGTTGATACACACCACCAATGGTTAACTGTTAGTAATGGCTCTATAAATTATGTAAATAAAATCAAATCAAAAATCTCTGGAAAGATTTTTCTAAATTCAAATATAATATCAGTAAAAAGAGAAGATGATAAGGTTTATATCACAACAAAAGAAGACGGTGAATTAGAGTATGATAAAGTTGTTTTTGCCTTACATGCACCAGATGTATTATCTATTTTAGATGAGCCTTCTGTTGAAGAGTTAACTATTCTTTCATGTTTCAAATACAAAAAGAACAATGCTGTATTACATAATGACACTAAAGCTTTATACCCTAATAAAAAATCATACGCAGCTTGGAATTATAAAACAAATGGAAATGAAGAATCAGTTACCTTATCTTATTGGTTAAATTTACTTCAAAATCTAGATTCAAAAAAAGAGTATTTTGTTTCTTTAAATGAAACAGATTCTTTAGATAATGTGATTGAAAGAATTGAATACTCACATCCGCAATTTGACCAAAAAGCAATCAATGCTCAAGAAAAAAGAGAATTAATTAATGGAAAAAACAATACTTACTATGCAGGGGCATATTGGAGATACGGTTTCCATGAAGATGGTTTATATAGTGCAAATACTATAGCAAAAGAGTTTGGATGTGAATTATGATACAGCATAATTACCTTGATGGTTCAATTTTTCATAAAAGATTTCATCCTAAAACCCATGATTTTAAATACAAATTTTTTATGATTGATATTGATTTAAACTCTTTTGAAAAGTTAAATAACAATAGGCTATTTTCTTATAATAGTTTTAATCTATTTTCATTTTTTACAAAAGATCATTTTGGCAAAAGTGATGATTTTTTAAGAAATGTCGATGAATTATTAAGTAAATATAAAATAAAAAAAACATCAAAAATGAGATTTATAACCCTTCCTCGAATCTTAGGTTTTGTCTTTAATCCAATTAGCGTATTAATTTTATTTGAAAATAATAAACCTACATTTATGTTTGCAGAAGTTCACAACTATAATGGAGGAAGAGTTGTTTATCCAGTTGAATTAAAAGAGAAAAATGAAAAAACCCTAACTGGTAAAACTAAAAAAGATATGTATGTTTCCCCTTTTTTTAAAAGGGATGGGGATTATAGCTTTGATTTAACCTATGATGAAAATGATTTTCAACTATCAATTAAACTATATGAAGATGGCAAAAAGGTTTTAGTTTCAAACCTTATAACTAAAAAAATAGAATTTAGTGATAAAAAAACAATGAACTTGTTTTTTAAACACACCCTACTAACTTTTTGGGTTGTTACAAGAACAATCTACCAAAGTATAAAATTAAGGTTAAAAGGTCTTAAATGGACTAAACCAATTCCACAAGATCAAACAAGGAGAATATAAAATGGAAGCTTTCTGGAAAAAAATTGGGGAAAATTTTTTATCAAAAATTGAAATTGGAAGTTTAGAAGTTATATACCCAAATGGGGAGATTAAAAAATATGGAAAAACTTCATACCCAAAGGCAAAAATTAAACTTTATACAAATAAATTTTTTAAAAGAATAATGTTTTATGGGGATATAGGATTTGCAGAAAGTTATATGGATAAAGATTTTGATTGTGATGATTTAACCTCATTGATCAAGATTGCTTTATTAAACTCATCATCATTGCAAACAGTAAGTAATTATGAAAAAAACTTTTCTTTGTATAACCTATTTCCTTTTATAAATAAAGTCAAGCACTACTTAAGAAAAAACTCTAAAACAAAGGCCAGAAAAAACATCTCAAAACATTATGATTTGTCAAATGATTTTTTTAAACTCTTTCTTGATGATACAATGATGTATTCAGCAGCAGTTTTTAAAGACCCAAATGAACCATTATTTGATGCTCAAAAAAGAAAAATTGATATTTTAGCAAAAAAACTAAATCTAAAAAAAGGCTCAAAAGTTTTAGAGATTGGTTCAGGATGGGGAGCAATGGCTAGTCATTTAGTTAAAGAATATGATTGTAAAGTAACAACATTAACCCTATCTAAAGAACAAAAAAAACTATGTGAGGATAGATTTAAAGAGAACAAAATAGAAGAATCTATTGATGTTTTATTAAAAGATTACAGAGATATGGAGGGAAAATTTGATGCCATTATTGCTGTTGAGATGTTTGAAGCTGTAGGACGTGAATATTTTGATGTATTCTTCAAAAAATGTGAAGACTTATTAAAACCATCTGGAAATCTTGTTATGCAGATTATTACAATGCCAGACCAAAGATATGATTCATATTGTAAAGGGACTGATTTTATTCAAAAATATATCTTCCCAGGTGGCCACTTACCAAGTGTTTCTAAAATTTTAGATGTAACAACTAATCATACAAACTTAAACCTACTTCACATGGAAGAGTTTACAGAGCATTATGCAAAAACATTAAATATCTGGCATGATAATTTCAATAAAAAAATTGAAGAGATAAAAAAGCTTGGTTTTGATGATTATTTTATAAGAATGTGGAAAATGTACCTTTGTTATTGTGAAGCTGCATTTTTAACAAGAAATATTGGATTAGTTCAAATTACCTTAACAAGGTATAACAATATCCACTTAAACCAAGGTCTAGTAGCATGAAAAAACTACTTGCCTTATTAATATTTCTAACATTTTTTTTTACAGGATGTACGAAGATGCAATTAGAAGATTTTAAAGATAAAACACCAGAATTTATCCCACAGGAATATTTTAATGGAAAAATGACTGCTTATGGTTTAGTAAAAGATAGAAGTGGTCAAATTATTAGAACCTTTAAAGGTGTACTTATTGGCTCATGGGATGAAAAGGGAATTGGAACATTAGATGAAAAGTTTGTTTATGATGATGGGGAAGAGTTAACAAGAGTTTGGACTTTAAAACCTACAGGTGAAAAATCATTTGATGCAACCGCACATGATATAGTTGGAACTGCAAAGATGAAATCTCTAGGAAATACTGTAATGATAGATTATGTTATGAGAGTACCATATAATGATTCTACAATAGATATTAGTGTTAGAGATTGGTTACATTTGCAAGAAGATGGAGTAATAATCAACCACTCAAAAATGAAAAAGTTTGGATTTACAGTTGGAGAGCTTGTTATTACCATAATTAAAGACTTTCCATGATAAATTATTAAAAATGAAATAAGGATTTTTATGAAAGTCGTTTTAACTATTGCCGGTAGTGATAGTAGTGGTGGAGCAGGAATTCAAGCTGATTTAAAAACTTTTGAGAACTTTGGAGTTTTTGGGGCATCAGTTTTAACTGTCCTAACAGCTCAAAATACAACAGGTGTAAAAAGTATTAGTCAAATTGATTCAAATTTTGTAAGAGAACAACTTGAGATGGTTTTTGATGACTTTGAAGTTGCAGCTGTAAAAATTGGAATGCTTTTTTCAAATGAAATTATTGATACAGTTAGAGAATTTATAAAAAACTTAGATATTCCAATAGTACTTGACCCAGTTTTTGTATCAAAGGCTGGTTC contains the following coding sequences:
- a CDS encoding lipocalin family protein, which translates into the protein MKNFTFLVIFMSIVSLIILTKTPSYAKAPAPVIYVNPIEFSGLWYEIARTYNSYEENCVAPTVEYKKISKTKLEVYNRCFKEKIGADLKEYKGVVEPLGSNGNMSLMEKTYYWIFSEEYRIIYLDNYETAVVVDENMEYVWIMNRKPTIENKKLGDIISMLNNYIDTDKLIFPLQDKNGRYK
- a CDS encoding NAD(P)/FAD-dependent oxidoreductase, which translates into the protein MSEKKLKIAVIGAGISGLGSAYLLSKKYNVDIFEKENRLGGHARTTQIMNDGKQFGVDTGFLVFNHQTYPLLTKLFKELDVKIEKSDMSFAFWDKTSNIAYNGQSLKGMFVQKKNLFNLSHYKMISDILDFNKKANDDLETNSKDLDVSLEEYLKPYSKYFKDRYIIPMGASIWSTPTQKMNEFPARTFLTFFKNHGLLGVDTHHQWLTVSNGSINYVNKIKSKISGKIFLNSNIISVKREDDKVYITTKEDGELEYDKVVFALHAPDVLSILDEPSVEELTILSCFKYKKNNAVLHNDTKALYPNKKSYAAWNYKTNGNEESVTLSYWLNLLQNLDSKKEYFVSLNETDSLDNVIERIEYSHPQFDQKAINAQEKRELINGKNNTYYAGAYWRYGFHEDGLYSANTIAKEFGCEL
- a CDS encoding DUF1365 domain-containing protein — its product is MIQHNYLDGSIFHKRFHPKTHDFKYKFFMIDIDLNSFEKLNNNRLFSYNSFNLFSFFTKDHFGKSDDFLRNVDELLSKYKIKKTSKMRFITLPRILGFVFNPISVLILFENNKPTFMFAEVHNYNGGRVVYPVELKEKNEKTLTGKTKKDMYVSPFFKRDGDYSFDLTYDENDFQLSIKLYEDGKKVLVSNLITKKIEFSDKKTMNLFFKHTLLTFWVVTRTIYQSIKLRLKGLKWTKPIPQDQTRRI
- a CDS encoding SAM-dependent methyltransferase; protein product: MEAFWKKIGENFLSKIEIGSLEVIYPNGEIKKYGKTSYPKAKIKLYTNKFFKRIMFYGDIGFAESYMDKDFDCDDLTSLIKIALLNSSSLQTVSNYEKNFSLYNLFPFINKVKHYLRKNSKTKARKNISKHYDLSNDFFKLFLDDTMMYSAAVFKDPNEPLFDAQKRKIDILAKKLNLKKGSKVLEIGSGWGAMASHLVKEYDCKVTTLTLSKEQKKLCEDRFKENKIEESIDVLLKDYRDMEGKFDAIIAVEMFEAVGREYFDVFFKKCEDLLKPSGNLVMQIITMPDQRYDSYCKGTDFIQKYIFPGGHLPSVSKILDVTTNHTNLNLLHMEEFTEHYAKTLNIWHDNFNKKIEEIKKLGFDDYFIRMWKMYLCYCEAAFLTRNIGLVQITLTRYNNIHLNQGLVA
- a CDS encoding DUF3833 domain-containing protein codes for the protein MKKLLALLIFLTFFFTGCTKMQLEDFKDKTPEFIPQEYFNGKMTAYGLVKDRSGQIIRTFKGVLIGSWDEKGIGTLDEKFVYDDGEELTRVWTLKPTGEKSFDATAHDIVGTAKMKSLGNTVMIDYVMRVPYNDSTIDISVRDWLHLQEDGVIINHSKMKKFGFTVGELVITIIKDFP